A section of the Cryobacterium soli genome encodes:
- the pyrE gene encoding orotate phosphoribosyltransferase — translation MDTRKQLIDYISADAVFHGDFTLTSGKKATYYVDLRKVSLDHRVAPLIGQVMLDLIQDIPDVVAVGGMTMGADPVATAILHQGAARGLAYDAFVVRKEPKDHGRGRQVEGPDLAGKRVIVLEDTSTTGGSPLAAIEALLKVGAIIAGVAVVVDRSTGAREIIEAAGYPYYAAIGLEDLGLS, via the coding sequence ATGGATACCCGCAAGCAACTCATCGACTACATCTCGGCCGACGCCGTCTTCCACGGTGATTTCACCCTCACCAGCGGCAAGAAGGCCACGTACTACGTGGACCTCCGCAAGGTCAGCCTGGATCACCGGGTTGCCCCCCTGATCGGCCAGGTCATGCTCGACCTCATCCAGGACATCCCCGATGTCGTCGCCGTCGGCGGGATGACCATGGGCGCAGACCCCGTCGCCACCGCGATCCTGCACCAGGGCGCCGCTCGCGGCCTTGCCTACGACGCCTTCGTCGTTCGCAAGGAGCCCAAGGACCACGGCCGCGGTCGTCAGGTCGAGGGCCCCGATCTCGCCGGCAAACGCGTCATCGTCCTCGAGGACACCTCGACGACGGGTGGCTCGCCGCTGGCGGCCATCGAGGCTCTGCTCAAGGTGGGTGCCATCATCGCCGGCGTCGCCGTGGTCGTGGACCGCAGCACCGGCGCCCGCGAAATCATCGAAGCGGCCGGCTACCCGTACTACGCGGCCATCGGACTCGAGGACCTGGGACTGAGCTGA
- a CDS encoding septum formation family protein, with product MPDQQGGHDENDLGIDWLEAQLSADDGTDDSEAGSEASDSETGGAADDDKGDSRAERTAERPGPDARPDSAPTVALPIPPAEPSGAVSAPAVDEYVTRAERAAAERAAADRAAADRAAADKSAADRAAAEKAAADRAVADRAAAEKAAADRAAADRVALESAAAAERASAEKAAADRAAATPVEAPPADESATGTSSAAEAEPAPGGFRWGLTPKIEPDPTVPPSRRPTPPADAAATAAAVAPAAPPAAPTPVAAPVPAASVIPPIVPAAPVIPVAAAPRAAPPAPTADAPAATPAVPEAAPAAPPLGVTPARPVPAVPAATAVPEPTEPLTKAPAEPRRAADVEPAPWWTTPAQSRLVPTDEEQEARRRRTPPSPLDTGVQPPFGAPAAAALAPSHRAAPGATTPPSTRRSPVPAALPESVLAAAAPPVTAAAAVAAPHDDDDDDRPARRAGAGGPPRRPSARTLYWAGGAVLAVLVIVGLFFLGQALGGTPVAAPTASAPASASATPTPTPTPTPEPTAPQPAGVHAWDTMFGSECLEPYTSPWDEEFTVVDCATPHTAQLVYRGTLEGETGSAFPGEEAFAQQINVLCSAPGTIDLAAAGAYSDVQLQGSYPVTAEQWDAGDRYFYCFASRSSGEPLTTSLAPVA from the coding sequence ATGCCAGACCAGCAGGGCGGACACGACGAGAACGACCTCGGCATCGACTGGCTCGAGGCGCAGTTGAGCGCCGATGACGGCACCGACGATTCCGAGGCGGGCTCCGAGGCGTCCGACAGCGAGACCGGTGGCGCGGCCGATGATGACAAAGGCGACTCACGCGCCGAGCGCACTGCTGAACGCCCTGGCCCGGATGCCCGGCCCGATTCCGCTCCGACAGTCGCCCTGCCGATTCCGCCCGCTGAGCCCTCTGGTGCTGTCTCCGCGCCTGCTGTCGACGAATACGTGACCCGCGCCGAGCGCGCTGCGGCCGAGCGTGCAGCCGCCGATCGAGCGGCTGCTGACCGCGCCGCTGCCGACAAGTCTGCGGCTGACCGCGCCGCCGCCGAGAAAGCAGCTGCTGACCGCGCTGTGGCTGACCGAGCTGCTGCCGAGAAAGCAGCTGCTGACCGCGCGGCGGCCGACCGAGTCGCTCTAGAGAGTGCTGCCGCCGCCGAACGAGCGTCCGCCGAAAAGGCTGCTGCTGACCGCGCCGCCGCAACACCGGTCGAAGCTCCGCCCGCCGATGAGTCCGCAACCGGAACCTCCTCGGCCGCCGAGGCCGAGCCGGCTCCCGGTGGCTTCCGCTGGGGCCTCACACCCAAGATCGAGCCCGACCCGACAGTTCCCCCGTCGAGGCGTCCCACCCCGCCCGCCGACGCTGCTGCTACCGCTGCCGCTGTCGCTCCTGCTGCACCGCCCGCCGCACCGACCCCGGTCGCCGCGCCCGTTCCTGCCGCGTCCGTGATTCCCCCCATCGTGCCTGCGGCCCCTGTGATTCCTGTGGCCGCCGCTCCGCGGGCTGCCCCGCCGGCACCGACTGCCGATGCACCGGCCGCGACTCCGGCAGTTCCTGAGGCCGCACCCGCTGCGCCGCCGCTCGGCGTCACCCCAGCGCGTCCTGTGCCCGCGGTCCCCGCGGCCACGGCTGTGCCCGAACCCACGGAGCCGCTCACCAAAGCTCCAGCCGAACCGCGCCGCGCTGCCGATGTCGAACCGGCACCGTGGTGGACGACGCCCGCCCAGTCCCGCCTCGTCCCTACCGACGAGGAGCAGGAGGCGCGTCGCCGTCGCACACCGCCGAGCCCCCTCGATACCGGAGTGCAACCGCCCTTCGGAGCACCCGCCGCGGCGGCTCTGGCGCCCTCGCACCGCGCGGCCCCAGGTGCCACAACGCCGCCGTCGACGAGGCGTTCTCCGGTACCCGCGGCCCTCCCCGAGTCGGTTCTCGCTGCCGCCGCACCGCCCGTGACGGCCGCTGCTGCGGTAGCTGCTCCGCACGACGACGACGACGACGACCGCCCCGCCCGCCGGGCCGGCGCCGGTGGACCGCCCAGGCGTCCCTCCGCCCGCACCCTCTACTGGGCCGGTGGCGCCGTTCTCGCCGTGCTCGTGATCGTCGGGCTCTTCTTCCTGGGCCAGGCCCTCGGCGGCACGCCCGTGGCCGCTCCGACCGCCTCGGCACCGGCATCCGCGAGTGCCACCCCCACACCGACTCCCACCCCGACGCCTGAGCCCACCGCGCCGCAGCCGGCCGGTGTGCATGCCTGGGACACCATGTTCGGCTCCGAGTGTCTCGAGCCGTACACCTCACCGTGGGACGAAGAGTTCACGGTGGTGGACTGCGCTACCCCGCACACCGCCCAGCTCGTCTACCGAGGCACCCTCGAGGGCGAGACCGGCTCCGCGTTCCCCGGCGAAGAGGCGTTTGCGCAGCAGATCAATGTGCTCTGCTCGGCCCCAGGCACCATCGACTTGGCCGCGGCCGGAGCATACTCCGACGTGCAGCTGCAGGGCAGCTACCCGGTGACCGCCGAACAGTGGGATGCCGGTGACCGGTACTTCTACTGCTTCGCCAGCCGCTCCTCCGGAGAGCCGCTCACCACGAGCCTCGCCCCGGTGGCCTGA
- a CDS encoding sugar ABC transporter permease: MTTPTSAPPPAGPEDTAPPTETVRLAAVAADLQDERLIQPHGLGGTLRAFGKRVRSGDIGSLPVVIGLIVIWVAFSLLNPNFLSSTNLVNLTLQCAAVGTISIGIVLVLLLGEIDLSVGSVSGLSAAILAVSFVNLGWPLPVSLLAALLTGLVIGLLYGFLYTRFGVPSFVITLAGLLGFLGLQLWVLGSTGSINIPFDSWIVQFAQQSFLPDWLSYVLVVLTALAYAAQLFVTANRRAAAGLSAVPATSIVVRSVFLLLVLGVPTWYLNQTRGVGAMFLLFLVLVVVMNFFLTRTKWGRSVYAVGGNVEAARRSGINVTGVYLSVFMLCSTFAALGGLLAAGRLAAANQGSGGGDTNLNAIAAAVIGGASLFGGRGSAFSALLGILVIQSISSGLTLLNLDSSIRYMITGAVLLLAVIVDSLSRRTRVSHGRA; this comes from the coding sequence ATGACGACACCAACTTCGGCCCCGCCGCCGGCCGGCCCGGAAGACACGGCTCCGCCCACCGAGACCGTGCGGCTGGCCGCCGTGGCGGCCGACCTGCAGGACGAACGACTGATCCAGCCACACGGCCTGGGCGGCACCCTGCGGGCCTTCGGCAAGCGGGTGCGCTCAGGCGACATCGGGTCGCTGCCCGTGGTGATCGGACTCATCGTGATCTGGGTGGCGTTCTCGCTGCTCAACCCCAACTTCCTCTCCAGCACCAACCTGGTCAACCTCACCCTGCAGTGCGCGGCGGTGGGTACCATTTCCATCGGCATCGTCCTGGTGCTGCTCCTCGGCGAGATCGACCTGTCGGTCGGATCGGTCAGCGGTCTGTCCGCCGCCATCCTCGCCGTGAGTTTCGTCAACCTCGGCTGGCCGCTTCCGGTGTCACTCCTGGCCGCGCTCCTGACCGGCCTCGTCATCGGGCTGCTCTACGGCTTCCTCTACACCCGGTTCGGCGTGCCGAGCTTCGTCATCACCCTCGCCGGCTTGCTCGGCTTCCTGGGCCTGCAACTGTGGGTGCTCGGCTCGACGGGCTCGATCAACATCCCGTTCGACTCCTGGATCGTTCAGTTCGCCCAACAGTCCTTCCTGCCCGACTGGCTGTCCTATGTGCTGGTGGTGCTCACGGCGCTCGCCTATGCGGCTCAACTCTTTGTGACCGCCAACCGCCGTGCCGCGGCGGGGCTCTCCGCCGTGCCCGCCACCTCCATCGTGGTGCGGAGCGTTTTCCTGCTCCTGGTGCTCGGAGTGCCGACCTGGTACCTCAACCAGACCCGCGGGGTCGGCGCCATGTTCCTGCTCTTCCTGGTGCTCGTCGTCGTGATGAACTTCTTCCTCACCCGCACCAAGTGGGGCCGGTCGGTGTACGCGGTCGGCGGCAACGTCGAGGCCGCCCGGCGGTCAGGCATCAACGTCACCGGTGTGTACCTGAGCGTGTTCATGCTCTGCTCCACCTTCGCGGCCCTCGGCGGACTGCTCGCCGCCGGGCGACTGGCCGCGGCCAACCAGGGCTCGGGCGGCGGCGACACCAACCTCAACGCCATCGCCGCGGCGGTGATCGGCGGGGCCAGCCTCTTCGGCGGCCGGGGCAGCGCGTTCTCGGCCCTCCTGGGGATCCTGGTCATCCAGTCGATCTCCAGCGGGCTCACCCTGCTCAACCTGGACTCCTCGATCCGCTACATGATCACCGGCGCCGTGCTGTTGCTCGCGGTCATCGTCGACTCCCTGTCGCGCCGTACCCGGGTATCGCACGGTAGAGCCTGA
- a CDS encoding sugar ABC transporter substrate-binding protein — translation MRKPRKRFALLAITVIAATGALTACSTSGSSDSSSDGGGSGETIKIGLLLPESKTTRYESFDRPLFEDKLTSLGDYEVIYANADQDAAKQQQQAESALTEGVKVLVLDPVDGAAAASIAESAAAQDVPVISYDRLIKSDKVDYYISFDNEQVGVLQGTALVDRLKQDNTTSGLIMINGSPTDANAAEFKKGAHSVIDPSGIPILAEYDTPDWSPDKAQEWAAGQITQFGTEMSGIYAANDGTAGGAIAAVKAAGTEPIPPVTGQDAELAAIQRIVAGDQFMTVYKAIKLEAEKAAEVADQLAQGDTPSPDTTFQDIPSTLLTPVVVTVDNIQETVIDDGFYTVDEICTAEYADACAAAGLQ, via the coding sequence ATGAGAAAACCCAGGAAGAGGTTCGCGCTCCTGGCGATCACCGTGATCGCAGCTACAGGCGCATTGACCGCATGTTCAACGTCTGGCTCCAGCGACTCCAGCAGCGACGGAGGCGGTTCGGGCGAGACCATCAAGATCGGCCTGCTCCTCCCCGAATCCAAGACCACCCGGTACGAGAGCTTCGACCGGCCGCTCTTCGAAGACAAGCTCACCTCCCTGGGCGACTACGAGGTCATTTACGCCAACGCCGACCAGGATGCTGCGAAGCAGCAGCAGCAGGCGGAGTCGGCGCTGACCGAGGGCGTCAAGGTCCTCGTCCTCGACCCCGTGGACGGGGCGGCAGCAGCGAGCATCGCCGAATCAGCGGCGGCACAGGACGTCCCCGTGATCTCCTACGACCGGCTCATCAAGAGCGACAAGGTCGACTACTACATCTCCTTCGACAACGAACAGGTGGGCGTGCTGCAGGGCACCGCACTCGTCGACAGGCTCAAGCAGGACAACACGACCTCGGGCCTGATCATGATCAACGGATCGCCGACAGACGCCAACGCGGCCGAGTTCAAGAAGGGCGCGCATTCGGTGATCGACCCGAGCGGCATCCCGATCCTGGCGGAGTACGACACTCCGGACTGGAGCCCGGACAAGGCGCAGGAATGGGCGGCCGGTCAGATCACCCAGTTCGGCACCGAGATGTCGGGTATCTACGCGGCCAACGACGGCACGGCCGGCGGTGCGATCGCCGCGGTGAAGGCCGCCGGGACCGAGCCGATCCCGCCCGTGACCGGGCAGGACGCCGAGCTCGCCGCGATCCAGCGCATCGTCGCCGGTGACCAGTTCATGACCGTCTACAAGGCCATCAAGCTCGAGGCCGAGAAGGCGGCCGAGGTTGCCGACCAGCTGGCGCAGGGTGACACCCCGAGTCCGGACACCACCTTCCAGGACATCCCATCCACGCTGCTGACCCCGGTGGTCGTCACCGTCGACAACATTCAGGAGACCGTGATCGATGACGGCTTCTACACCGTCGACGAGATCTGCACGGCTGAGTACGCTGACGCGTGCGCAGCGGCCGGACTCCAGTAG
- a CDS encoding GNAT family N-acetyltransferase, which produces MADIEWILRWEADLSADDHTALATLFSRYYPQDHVTFTGARSWMGARPEARVIGYDGDRPVAHIGFVRRMLRLESGGSQLVGDVGLVGVDPDYQGRGLGRRLLAEAALALNSQALPFGFLTCAPELVPFYSAGGWQQAVGLTTRMIDTRLQPESFTGPAMVLPVRASFADWPTGGTVVRDGLEV; this is translated from the coding sequence ATGGCTGACATCGAGTGGATCCTACGTTGGGAAGCCGACCTGTCGGCCGACGACCACACCGCCCTGGCGACGCTGTTCTCGCGCTACTACCCCCAGGATCACGTCACGTTCACCGGTGCCCGCAGCTGGATGGGAGCCCGCCCGGAGGCCCGCGTGATCGGCTACGACGGCGACCGTCCGGTGGCCCACATCGGCTTCGTGCGGCGGATGCTGCGCCTCGAGTCCGGCGGGTCACAGTTGGTCGGCGATGTGGGGCTGGTTGGCGTCGATCCCGACTATCAGGGTCGGGGACTCGGCCGCCGGTTGCTCGCCGAGGCGGCTCTGGCCCTCAACAGCCAGGCGCTGCCGTTCGGCTTCCTCACCTGCGCCCCCGAGCTGGTGCCGTTCTATTCCGCCGGCGGATGGCAGCAGGCCGTCGGGCTGACGACTCGCATGATCGATACCCGGCTGCAACCCGAATCCTTCACCGGCCCCGCGATGGTGCTTCCCGTGCGGGCGTCGTTCGCAGATTGGCCGACCGGAGGTACGGTCGTCCGGGACGGCCTCGAGGTCTAG
- a CDS encoding NADP-dependent oxidoreductase, which produces MARIVRPRAYGGSDVLTVQEVDVPTPAAGEVVIRVRAAGVNPLDWKLYSGAFHDVDEDEKNAAGLAESLPSLGMDCAGVVTAVGPGVENAAIGDEVIVYPVTAAYADYVTAAASALIPKPDGLSWEQAGGLMLAGLTALHSIHAAGVQAGDTVLIHGGAGGVGLMAVQLATNIGASVVATAAERNHDLLRELGATPVVYGNGLADRVRAAAPHGVTAAIDAAGSDEALDVSLELVADPARIASITGSDRRLGTGIKLLGYGPGQDAGTEYRSSVRSHLAELAGAGHVRVTVAKSFPLADAAQAHEFGQSGRGTGKIILLP; this is translated from the coding sequence ATGGCCAGGATTGTGCGTCCGCGAGCATACGGCGGTTCCGACGTTCTCACCGTTCAGGAGGTCGATGTCCCCACTCCTGCGGCGGGCGAAGTCGTCATTCGGGTTCGAGCGGCAGGCGTCAACCCGCTCGACTGGAAGCTATACAGCGGCGCCTTCCACGACGTTGACGAGGACGAAAAGAATGCCGCTGGCCTTGCAGAATCGCTCCCCAGTCTGGGGATGGATTGCGCCGGAGTCGTGACCGCCGTGGGCCCGGGCGTCGAGAACGCCGCCATTGGTGATGAAGTGATCGTCTATCCCGTCACGGCCGCCTACGCCGACTACGTCACCGCCGCCGCCTCGGCCCTGATCCCGAAGCCTGATGGGCTGAGCTGGGAACAGGCGGGAGGGCTGATGTTGGCAGGGCTGACGGCCTTGCACTCCATTCACGCCGCCGGAGTCCAGGCCGGCGACACAGTTCTCATCCACGGCGGTGCCGGAGGCGTCGGTCTCATGGCGGTACAGCTCGCCACCAACATCGGCGCGTCCGTTGTCGCGACTGCAGCCGAGCGAAACCATGACCTGCTCCGCGAGCTCGGCGCAACCCCTGTCGTGTACGGCAACGGACTCGCAGACCGTGTTCGTGCTGCCGCGCCCCACGGAGTGACCGCGGCCATCGATGCTGCCGGCTCCGACGAGGCCCTTGATGTGTCGCTCGAACTCGTGGCCGACCCGGCGCGAATCGCCTCGATCACGGGCTCGGACCGCCGTCTTGGCACCGGAATCAAACTGCTCGGTTACGGACCTGGCCAGGACGCCGGAACCGAATACCGGTCTTCCGTCCGATCGCACCTCGCTGAACTCGCCGGTGCCGGTCACGTTCGCGTAACCGTCGCCAAGTCCTTCCCACTGGCTGATGCCGCGCAGGCTCACGAATTCGGGCAATCCGGCCGCGGTACCGGCAAGATCATTCTCCTGCCGTAG
- a CDS encoding ATP-binding cassette domain-containing protein, translating to MSVLSSPAAPADDLVLSLRGIDKNFGAVQALTDIDLDIYAGEVVALVGDNGAGKSTLIKILAGVHPQDGGTISHGGKTVSINNPADSNNLGIATVYQDLALCDNLDVVANLFLGHELGRGTINEVEMEKRSWGLLRQLSARIPSVRIPVASLSGGQRQTVAIARSLIGDPRIVILDEPTAALGVAQTAEVLNLIERLRERGLAVVLISHNMADVQAVADRIVVLRLGRNNGEFKVADVTYEDIIAAITGATDNAVTRRAQARVDSADAAAVAAAGTRTDTALPEEERP from the coding sequence ATGTCTGTGCTTTCCAGCCCTGCGGCCCCCGCCGACGACCTTGTGCTGTCGTTGCGGGGGATCGACAAGAACTTCGGCGCCGTGCAGGCGCTCACCGACATCGACCTCGACATCTACGCGGGCGAGGTGGTCGCCCTCGTCGGTGACAACGGTGCAGGCAAGTCCACCCTGATCAAGATCCTCGCCGGAGTGCACCCGCAAGACGGCGGCACCATCAGCCACGGCGGCAAGACCGTCTCGATCAACAACCCGGCGGACTCCAACAACCTGGGCATCGCCACCGTCTACCAGGACCTGGCGCTCTGCGACAACCTCGACGTTGTCGCCAATCTCTTCCTCGGCCACGAGCTGGGACGCGGCACCATCAACGAGGTGGAGATGGAGAAACGTTCCTGGGGCCTGCTCCGTCAACTCTCCGCCCGCATCCCCTCGGTGCGCATCCCGGTCGCCTCGCTCTCCGGCGGCCAGCGGCAGACAGTGGCCATCGCCCGGTCGCTCATCGGCGACCCGCGTATCGTCATCCTCGACGAACCCACAGCGGCCTTGGGCGTGGCCCAGACCGCCGAGGTGCTCAACCTCATCGAACGACTCCGCGAACGGGGCCTGGCCGTGGTCCTGATCAGCCACAACATGGCGGATGTTCAGGCCGTCGCCGACCGCATCGTGGTGCTGCGCCTCGGCCGTAACAACGGCGAGTTCAAGGTGGCAGACGTCACCTACGAAGACATCATTGCCGCGATCACCGGCGCCACCGACAATGCCGTCACCCGGCGGGCCCAGGCGCGGGTGGATTCCGCCGACGCCGCCGCCGTGGCCGCGGCGGGCACCCGAACCGACACCGCACTCCCCGAGGAGGAACGGCCATGA
- a CDS encoding LysR family transcriptional regulator has translation MDVQRLELLRELAERGSVTAVARATHRTPSAVSQQLKVLEREAGLPLTERNGRGLVLTDAGRALAASATDIAVALERATAVWDTFRNGATGDVSLVTFPTAGQMLLPGVLQDLDAIDGLAVHCTDMDPELSDFPALTSDYDIVLAHSMRGQLGWGGRGLTSVPLMTEPLDVGLPADHRLAGRASLGASDVVGETWIGVPGGFPFERILHDIEQQTGGRARVTQRFADMRLIESFIMAGLGIALVPRYTSGGNQPGRMVLKPLRGLDAERQIVALMRPDRAERLAVRTVIGALRKRAAQVQAEHAAAAG, from the coding sequence ATGGATGTGCAACGTCTGGAACTGCTCCGCGAACTGGCCGAGCGCGGCAGTGTGACGGCCGTGGCACGGGCCACCCACCGCACGCCGTCAGCGGTGTCGCAGCAGCTCAAAGTGCTCGAACGGGAGGCCGGTTTGCCGCTCACCGAGCGCAACGGGCGCGGCCTGGTGCTCACGGATGCCGGTCGTGCGCTGGCCGCGAGCGCCACGGATATCGCTGTCGCGCTCGAGCGTGCAACGGCGGTCTGGGACACGTTCCGCAACGGCGCCACGGGCGACGTCAGCCTAGTCACCTTCCCCACGGCCGGGCAGATGCTGCTGCCGGGCGTACTGCAGGATCTCGACGCGATCGACGGGCTTGCCGTGCACTGCACCGACATGGACCCGGAGCTCAGCGACTTTCCGGCGCTCACCTCCGACTACGACATCGTGCTCGCGCACAGCATGCGCGGGCAGCTCGGCTGGGGCGGGCGTGGGCTCACCTCGGTGCCGTTGATGACCGAGCCTCTGGATGTGGGACTGCCCGCCGACCACCGCCTGGCCGGCCGGGCGTCGCTCGGCGCAAGCGACGTGGTCGGCGAGACCTGGATCGGCGTGCCGGGCGGGTTCCCGTTCGAACGCATCCTGCACGACATCGAGCAGCAGACCGGCGGGCGCGCCCGGGTGACCCAGCGCTTCGCCGATATGCGCCTGATCGAGTCTTTCATCATGGCCGGCCTCGGCATCGCCCTCGTGCCGCGCTACACCTCGGGCGGCAATCAGCCCGGCCGCATGGTGCTCAAGCCGTTGCGCGGGCTCGACGCCGAACGTCAGATCGTGGCCCTGATGCGGCCCGACCGCGCGGAACGGCTGGCCGTACGCACCGTGATCGGCGCGCTGCGCAAGCGGGCGGCCCAGGTACAGGCCGAACACGCGGCGGCCGCCGGCTGA
- a CDS encoding LysR family transcriptional regulator: MAAEQLDLNLLRVFDALLDSSSVSKAADRLHLSIPATSRALGRLRHAMNDPILVRAGRGMLPTPFAQRAAARVKALLEDADRLRLETVGDPATWRRTFAIRINDALSPVLAPRLTRLVAAQAPHVQLRFVSQESKEADLLRNGTLDLDVGVGNPPPPDVLTSVLFTDIFVAVVSAASDLGRKPSLTVNDLCSVPHVSASRRGLDRGPLDDALDRIGLSRRVVAVVPTYAVGALMALEDDVLCLVPSRLASHLHERGVPIRVHQVPVDLPIATVEQRWHQRADADPASRWLRAAMVAAAASLPAPR; the protein is encoded by the coding sequence GTGGCAGCCGAACAGTTGGACCTGAACCTCTTGCGAGTCTTCGACGCTCTCCTGGACAGCAGTAGCGTCTCCAAAGCCGCTGATCGGCTGCACCTGTCCATTCCTGCGACCAGTCGAGCCCTGGGTCGCCTCCGTCATGCGATGAACGACCCGATCCTCGTGCGCGCGGGTCGCGGGATGCTCCCCACACCTTTCGCGCAGCGGGCCGCTGCTCGCGTCAAGGCACTGCTCGAGGACGCTGATCGTTTGCGTTTGGAGACGGTCGGGGACCCTGCGACATGGCGGCGAACGTTCGCGATACGCATCAACGACGCACTCTCCCCCGTCCTCGCACCACGCCTGACACGCCTCGTCGCCGCTCAAGCGCCGCACGTTCAACTGCGCTTTGTCTCCCAAGAGTCCAAAGAAGCCGACCTTCTCCGCAATGGCACTCTGGATCTCGACGTCGGTGTGGGAAACCCCCCGCCACCCGATGTGCTCACCTCGGTGCTCTTCACGGACATCTTCGTTGCTGTCGTCTCAGCCGCATCCGACCTAGGAAGGAAGCCGTCTCTGACCGTGAACGACCTTTGCTCGGTGCCGCACGTGTCGGCATCGCGACGCGGGCTCGACCGCGGCCCGTTGGACGACGCGCTCGACCGGATCGGGTTATCCAGGAGAGTCGTCGCCGTCGTTCCGACGTACGCCGTTGGCGCTCTCATGGCTTTGGAAGACGATGTGCTCTGCCTTGTACCGTCCCGACTGGCATCCCACCTTCACGAGCGGGGTGTTCCCATCCGAGTACATCAGGTGCCCGTCGATCTCCCCATCGCCACTGTCGAACAACGATGGCATCAACGTGCCGACGCGGACCCCGCCTCTCGATGGCTCAGGGCTGCGATGGTCGCCGCGGCCGCTTCGTTGCCGGCACCCCGATGA
- a CDS encoding ROK family transcriptional regulator, translating to MSSRRNPGSQSSLREANRARIVDAITHHGALTQVELAAVTGLSPATVSNIVKEQAAAGVLQTAPTSRSGRRAVRVTLARELGLVVGLHVSNRQLRVALADAGHQVLAERMLPLARDHRADSELDRVMLLIQDMAESVGAGMTEVLAVGVGLAAPVDPRTGIIATRGLLRGWDGVPVAQELEARLHRPVFVDNEANLGALGEYRMGAARGIRQAAYLRVSHGVGAGLIVDGRVYRGGSGKAGEIGHLTLDEQGLVCRCGNRGCLETLVGASALAARFPAAHGEVRLRDILLRAEAGEARARRVIADAGRHLGIALAGLSNLVDPHRIVVGGELAEAGELLLSPLRHALERSTLATQAGVPEVVKGELGERAEVLGAVLFAIDRAEISAGRPGQLRRTLAVGPTPDILPGIGPFVPEDTAEITVDRGGIAS from the coding sequence GTGAGCAGCCGCCGCAATCCCGGGTCGCAGTCGTCCCTGCGAGAGGCCAATCGCGCGCGCATCGTTGACGCGATCACCCACCACGGCGCCCTCACCCAGGTCGAACTGGCCGCCGTGACCGGACTGTCGCCGGCCACGGTCTCCAACATCGTCAAGGAGCAGGCCGCCGCCGGGGTGCTGCAGACCGCGCCCACCTCACGCAGCGGACGCCGGGCGGTGCGGGTCACGCTCGCCCGTGAACTGGGCCTGGTGGTGGGGCTGCACGTCTCGAACCGGCAGCTGCGGGTGGCCCTGGCCGATGCCGGGCATCAGGTGCTGGCCGAGCGGATGCTGCCGCTCGCCCGCGACCACCGCGCCGACAGCGAACTAGACAGGGTGATGCTGCTCATCCAGGACATGGCCGAGTCGGTGGGCGCGGGGATGACCGAGGTGCTCGCGGTGGGAGTGGGCCTGGCGGCGCCGGTCGATCCGCGCACCGGCATCATCGCCACCCGTGGGCTCCTCCGCGGCTGGGACGGCGTTCCGGTCGCCCAGGAGCTCGAGGCCCGGCTGCACCGGCCGGTCTTCGTCGACAACGAGGCCAACCTCGGCGCCCTCGGCGAGTACCGCATGGGAGCGGCGCGCGGCATCCGCCAGGCGGCCTATCTGCGGGTCTCGCATGGCGTCGGAGCCGGGCTGATCGTGGACGGCCGGGTGTACCGCGGCGGCAGTGGCAAGGCCGGCGAGATCGGGCACCTCACCCTGGACGAGCAGGGACTGGTGTGCCGCTGCGGAAACCGCGGCTGCCTGGAGACCCTGGTGGGGGCATCAGCCCTCGCCGCCAGGTTCCCGGCCGCTCACGGCGAGGTGAGGTTGCGCGACATCCTGCTGCGTGCCGAGGCCGGCGAGGCCCGCGCCCGCCGGGTGATCGCCGATGCGGGCCGGCACCTGGGCATCGCCTTGGCGGGACTGAGCAACCTCGTCGATCCGCACCGCATCGTGGTGGGCGGTGAGCTGGCCGAGGCCGGCGAGCTGCTCCTCAGCCCGCTGCGGCACGCGCTGGAACGCTCCACCCTGGCCACCCAAGCGGGCGTGCCCGAGGTGGTCAAGGGGGAGCTGGGGGAGCGTGCAGAGGTGCTCGGCGCGGTGCTGTTCGCCATCGACCGGGCAGAGATCTCGGCCGGCCGCCCGGGGCAGTTGCGACGTACCCTGGCCGTTGGCCCGACCCCCGACATCCTGCCCGGAATCGGGCCGTTCGTGCCCGAAGACACTGCTGAAATCACTGTGGACAGGGGCGGCATCGCCTCTTGA